ggCATTAAACATATGTGATTGTTTTAGCTCACCCACTTAAGAGTTTGATTGTTTCATTTCATAaaattcatttcatttccttaaagttaaaataaaatgaaaaaaatcttataatttaaaacgTTCCTCACATCTTGTGTCACAAACGTTTatcctctttcaaaaaaaataaaaaacagtacTGCACTGGAAAAACTAAGATTTaacatttcaaaattcaaagattAAATTTGGAATCGGTGACATTTGGATGGACATTTAAGTTATGCTTCACTAATTGAACTCGTGTATTCTTTATTCTGTTATCCCATAAATATCAACGGTAACATTAGAAGTCTCATGTTATATTTCAATCCCCTCTCTTGCCCAGTTCCTTTTGCAAAATGTTTTCAATGTGAACAGTAAAGTATTATATTATCCTTTTGTTAAACAGAAATATGGGGATGTAGCTCAGATGGTAGAGCGCTCGCTTAGCATGCGAGAGGCACGGGGATCGATACCCCGCATctccatttttttatgaaaatcattacatattttcattttcaatagtaATTAACATTTCCATCctaattttttggtaaaaaaaaaaagtaaccttTTTTTTCCCGTAAAATTTTTCTTGTTGATTATTTTCCAATTTTACACGAAACAGTTGAGGTGTCTCAATCTGAGTCATTGACAAGCCATTGAAAGTGTCTTAAAAAGCTTAAGGCTTACAAGAAACTATATATGTTCAATTAATGCCATTTACATGTTTGGGAAAAAAGTTGCCTCTAGTACAGTTATATTTCATAAATCAGACGCAACCTGGTTTTTTTGGCCCATTTGATTGATAAGGTTGTTGGGAGCATTGGACACATctcataaaaaattttaagttgtttttgctATATAATTGCTCCATTGCCTTCCATTTCTTCAACAAGTGCCTGTATAAGAGATGAAGTTTCATTCTCTTTTTAGCATTTTTGTGGGATGTGTTAGTGGGAATGGCTAGAAATTCTATGAGTCAGGTTTGAATTAATCACCATTGTTTTAGGGTCCATTTGTCCTACCCCATTTCGTCACACACTTGATATATGATTTATCTTGCTCTAAAGAAGtgtcattttttaataagattttataGTTCGTATATGCACTAATGCACTATGCAGTGCGCTTTATGTAATTATTTGAGGTAGGCAAatagtttattttctaataagagTTTTTTGGCTTGCATTAatttgatagttgatagttctttcaatttttatgttgatttggTCCAATTCTTCATCAAAGTCGTAATTATCACATAATTTGTGAATCCAgtaaatttaatggatttttagTGTTTGTCATGGTGATTTTATTCCTGTTTCGTTTGTTGCCACTTGCCACCTGCTACGAGGCCACAATTTTCAATGCCTAATTGAccatcatatttaattattgacCCATGTTAAATGACATGGGGAATGGCAGTGAGAAAATTGCATGACACTGTTCAAAGTATTTGGTAATacatttattaacaaaataatgcTTCCTTTAATAGACACTGGATAAGTAGAACTAGGTGTCTATGAAGACAATGCAAGAGATTATTAGGAGTAGAAAACATTAAACATATGTGTCTTGTGGTGCCTAATCTTGCTTATTTTACAGGTAAAACAGCTGTCAGATTATAATTCCTTTAATGCCATAAGGCTCACATTCaacaaacaataaatatttacaaccAACCCATTAACTCAAACATGAATGCCTTTTGAAATATGCATGCACAATTGAGTTGTCATGATTAATAGTATATGTTAATGGACTTAAGAATGAGAATTACCTACTTTATCCATTGCATTTTTCAACATGACTGATGCAACAAAAATTTATGTAACTTCAAGTACATATAGTTTTGTTAGTTATTAATTGATGTTGTGTTGCCTATTCTTGTAGGATTTGGGGATTGGTCTTCACTGATATACAATATACTGTCTTCTTTACTATTTTTCAGATGACTCACCAATTTGTGTTTCTGCATACCACTTTCTTACATagttatgaatttttattttttttcgtaACCGGGTGTATCCTTAGGTCAGGAGCCAAGACTAATACTAGGATTCATCTGCAGGGCTGACATTTTTCAACATTGGCACGGACCTGGGATCGAACCATGATGACTAGGTTATCTTTCAACATGACACACCATGTTGGTAAAgtagtgaattttttaaaatcaagcaATGAAACACTTTCTTTGTTTTCCTGGCATATATGTTTAACAATATGGacattttcaacttttttctaTGTATTTTATCTGAAAACTTGAAACTCTCAATAGAAATTTATGCTGATGGGGATCAGGATTTCAGACATGGTATTGCATGGAATATTCCTCGTATTCTTCCCAACTTTACTACATAAGAAAAGTTCTTTGCTGTGTTCTTTCAATGATCACTGTCAATcaaataatcattaataaacagctctaatattaaacaaaacaaaaaatcattgtATTTTATGCACCATAATGTTCTTTTTATTCCCTTCTCTTTGcatacatgtgtgtgtgtgtttgttttacATCATCAGAAGGCCTTCTCATGTTGGCTGATATTAGCTTGAGACTTAAAAGAGTTATGACTTTGTTAAATGTTTGGTATCAATTTGCATAGAAGTTGCTACTAGATTGTGACAAACTCTAGTAGCTCTACCtgttattctcttaaatttacACTTTTCCTGCATGTTTAAGCCATATCCTTTCCCTGAGGAAGATCACGACCTTGTTGGCTCTTTGGTATTCGTATTTCTAAATATGTGTCATTATGTATGTACGCTTCTATGTTCTTCCAATCTGCATCCTCTGGCATCTCAAGCCTTCGTACATATCCATATTCCCACCAATGGCCACACCTCCAGTCATGTGCCTTTGAGTCTCTTTGCTCCTTCCACTGTCCTCTAAtttccacaaccttccctttATCAACATGGACTTGAATGTTATTTTTCCCAGTTCCTGTTTTGACAAACCACTGGTGTCACAGAAATTTTGGCTGGTTAAGCacttttcttaattgaatctaAGGAAACTTGGCCCCATCAACTCCAACCAGATCAAGTTCATTTATTTGGTTATTTGATTGAAAGATCCACCATATAAATAAGTTGAGATTAATAGGCATGTACTATTAGTGCATAAGTTTTTACACTGCCAACCAATCAGAAATCATTATCTTtggtatgacttttaaaatagttattataatatttaacaaaCTTATCATGGTGATATCTGATTGGATGATTTCTCATTGGATGACAGTGTCAATAGTATAACACTGTCAGTACATATAGTGTTTATTCATAGGTTATTACCTGTTGTTACTATAACCTGGTAAAGAAAAATTTCAATGCAAGATAAAGGCTCTCCTTAGGTTCCTGAAAGTATAAGCAATAGTTCCTTCAATTCTGagatcctttttattttttatttttttcaggtCTTCAAAATGAAGGGGGCAGTTTCATTGTAGCATAATTTGCTTACCATAGATTCAGTTTACAAATAAGAGCAAAATGAAAAACTGGTAGTCTTACCTGGTATTTCTGCTTTTAATACATAGCCTTCACCTGTCTGACACCAATCCACAGTGTTTTGGCTGGAGCTCCTTAAATGAGATAACAACACATCTGACTCAAACTCCCATAGAGGGAAGGCATCAGAAGGATCAAAGAACTTCCCAAACAACAGTGGACTGAAAAGTGATCCATCACCAAAAACCTTATGCACTGTCGGATTAGTCTGGCTGAAGAATCGTTTGAAAGCCTCTTCTCCCAGTGAAACACACCATTTATGTGGAGTTTGATCTTCTGTTTGAACCTCAAGCCTCTTGTTAGAACTAGTCATCAATGCTTAGGAAACTGAGCAATTGTGAGGCTCTGGTGGAGAGAGTTTTGCCTTTCTCTTATAGTGTGAGAGAAGCTATATGATGAAACACAGAACAAATTCCTTTGGCATATTTGAGGGATGTAAAGCTATAAgggaatattttcttttctaaacttCTCTACTTTCTAAAGAGAAACCATGTCAGGCATATTACGTATGGCTAAAGGATATGTGGTATCCCTATGCATTTTGGGTTGTCTAGCACAAGAGGTGAAAAAATGGAAAGGGATACCAATCAAGTCAAAGTCCTGTGACAAGTGATAGATGCTCTAGCAGAATCTGGGAACCCTTGTAGGAATACTTTGGCTTAATAATGtgcattaataataataataataataataataataataataataataatgtttgtgCAACTCTAGTCATTCTTTTATAATGGCTACTAATTTATGTACTAACCACTTTGTTAGAGGTTCAGCttatttaaacaaataatcatatatttttgtcAACTTTTTAAGAGaactttaaaaaacaaattgattattttcaaGAAAGGTTGTTCCCAAACATTCAATATCTTCAACCTCTTTCTGTTTGTGACGTGTAAATCAGATCATTATAAGTAATATTCAACCTTCATGTTCTATCATCTACTATAAACCATATTCTTCTTGCCAATCACTCAACTAGATTAATTAAGTGAGGCAGGCTATGATCTATTCAACGAATCATGAATGCTTATGTATATTTGTTGTCCTTTATAAACTTCACCAGAAGATTACTGATTTCACAGATTGAGAA
Above is a window of Glycine soja cultivar W05 chromosome 12, ASM419377v2, whole genome shotgun sequence DNA encoding:
- the LOC114378402 gene encoding 21.7 kDa class VI heat shock protein-like — its product is MTSSNKRLEVQTEDQTPHKWCVSLGEEAFKRFFSQTNPTVHKVFGDGSLFSPLLFGKFFDPSDAFPLWEFESDVLLSHLRSSSQNTVDWCQTGEGYVLKAEIPGTGKNNIQVHVDKGKVVEIRGQWKEQRDSKAHDWRCGHWWEYGYVRRLEMPEDADWKNIEAYIHNDTYLEIRIPKSQQGRDLPQGKDMA